The following is a genomic window from Cygnus olor isolate bCygOlo1 chromosome 11, bCygOlo1.pri.v2, whole genome shotgun sequence.
CCTGCTTCGCCTTCTGCTCCCGGGACCGCCGGTCTCCGATCACCGACATGGCCTGGCGGGACGAGCGCGGTCACGGCGGGGCgcggcaccgggaccccccggccgccccggccccccggccccccccccgccgccccccccccggcccccccccgccgccgcccccccccggccgcacCGTCTCGAGGTTGGAGCTCTGGATCTCCTTCTCCTCCGCGTAGTCCGTCACCCTCTCCAGGTCCGCCGCCCCGCTGTCGTGCTTCCGCGGCTTCTCGGCCGCCCTCCCGCCCGCCccgtcgccgccgccgccgccggagcCGTTGGGCTCggtctccagctccagctccacgTCCCCCTCGGCCGCCATCGCGCCGCCCGCACGCCCGCTTCCGGCCACGTGACGGCGGCGGAAGCAGCGAGAGGGCTCCGCCGGGCGGGAGCGGCGCCCCCGGGGCGCGAGAGCGCCCCCAGGCGGCGGGAGGCCGGCGGGCGGTGCCGGGGCGCTGCGCCCGCCCCAGGCCCGGGGGGGCCCGCAGGGGCCGTGCGCTGCTCCCCGCCTCGGTTCCCCCGCCTCAGCCCCCCCTCACCCGCACTTCCCCAGCGCCAGCCGTCGCCACGGCACCGGCAGTGCCACCGTGTCCCCATAGCCCCCCCGAAcacccccccaaaccccccccccccgaacacagccccccaacacccccccaAACACCCCCCCCAAACACAGCCCCCGAACACAGCCCCCGAACACAGCCCCCAAACACCCCCCCCGAACACAGCCCCCAAACACAGCCCCCAAACAccccccccaaacacccccCCCTAACACAGTCCCCGAACACCCCCCCGAACACCCCCCCCGAACACAgccccccaacacccccccaaacaccccccccaaacacccccCCCGAACACAGCCCCCAAACAccccccccaaacacccccCCAAACacagccccccccagcacagcccccccaCAGCCCCGTGCCCGGCCCCTCAGGGCCTCGCCGTGCCCGTGAGAGACCCGcggcgaggggctgcgggggctcaGCCGCTAAtccccccccggcccgctcCCCGGAGCAGATGGCGGGGCGGGACGAGCCGACAATCCCCCTAATCCCgccggggcagcggggctgagccGGGCCATGGCGGGCACGAGGGCGCGCGGCCGCCTCCTGCACTCGCTGCTGGGCCAGGTGGGACCCCGGGGTGAacgggggggccggggcggggggctgcgggtcTCCGCTGACTGCGCTGCCCCCCCAGCTGTGCTGCGGGtgtggctgcagcccctgccgcGGGCTCCGCGTGTCCACGGGCACCCGCGTCCTCTACACCCTCCTGCACGTCCTGGCCTCCACCGTGTGCTGCCTCACGCTGTCCCGCACCGTGGCACAGGCCGTGAGGGAGAAGGTGAACGGTGGAGCTGGGCGACCCCgggcgctgggggggctggggggggccgggggggctgggggggctgggagcagcgggGGTGCTGGCGGTGCCAAGGAGAACGGGGAGCCAGGGGCACTGCAGGTGCAGCCATTGCCCGGAGCGAGGGGGTGCCGGGGACGGCGAGGGCGTTGGGAGTGCTGGGGGCATCAGGGGTCCCACTGTGCTGAGGGTGCGGGGGGTGCCAGGGGTCCCCGCGGTGCGGGCGCACCGCCGGTCCCAGCCCCTCGCCGTGCCCGCAGGTGCCCTTCTCGgccgtgctgtgccagcacctgCCTGGCGGCACAGACTGCGAGCGGCTCGTGGGCTCCTCGGCCGTGTACCGGGTCTGCTTCGGCACCGCCTGCTTCCACCTGCTGCAGGCCGCCCTGCTCCTCAACGTGCGCTCCAGCACAGACTGCCGCGCTCAGCTCCACAACGGGTACAGAccggggaaggggccgggggctgccggggctgctggGCGCCCCCGTCCTGCATCTCGCTGCCCCGCAGGTTCTGGTTCCTgaagctgctggtgctggtggggctcTGTGCCGCCAGCTTCTTCATCCCTGAGGACGGCTTCATTCGAGGTGCGTCCCCCGCCCCGTCCAGGCCAGCCCCTGCCCGTAGCCCCAAGTCCCCCCCGCCTCGTGCCAGCCCCACCACCGccctctccccctgcagcctggcacTACGCGGGCGTCTGCGGGGGCTTTGCCTTCATCCTCATCCAGCTGGTGCTGATCACCGCCTTCGCGCACACCTGGAACAAGAACTGGTGAGTGCCGGCGCGGCCGGCTGGGTGCCCAAGTGCCCCAGGCTCTCACCCCTGTCCCGGCAGGCTGACAGGCGCTGCGCAGGACAAGCGCTGGTacctggccgtgctgctggccACCGCCGCCTTCTACACCCTTGCCTCTGCCGCCTTCTCCTTCCTCTACAAGTACTACACCCACCCGGCTGCCTGCCAGCTCAACAAGGCGCTGCTCACCGTCAACGGCAGCCTCTGCGGCATCGTGTCCTTCATTTCCATCACGCCCTGCGTGCGGCTCAGTGAGTACTGCACAGCGCCACACGGCACGGCGCTGCCTGGCGAGGTGCAGGGCTAGCTGCATCCCAGCACCGGGAGGGCAGCTGCAAGCTCCCAGCTCAGCACaagagcagtgggcacctggggaggccccagctcctgctggcccCATTCTGTGCCTTGGCACGGGGCTCTGGGCGGGAGACCCGCAGGAGGGGACTGCCTGGAGCCCACACGAAGCCTCTGACCCCTCTCCTTGCAGAGCAGCCGCGGTCAGGGCTGCTGCAGTCCTCCATCATCAGCTGCTACGTGATGTACCTTACCTTCTCTGCGCTGTCCAGCCGCCCTCCGGAGAGAGGTGAGTGGTCCCACCTTCTGTGGACAGCCAGCCCTTGGGACACGACCCCCCTCTAACCTCCACCTCCCTGCAGTGCTCTACAAGGGGCAGAACCTCACCGTCTGCTTCCCCGGCACCCGGCAGGATGAGCTGCAGACAGAGGACACAACCGTTGCTGTCCTGGGGGCTGCCATCATGTACACCTGCGTGCTCTTCGCATGGTACGTGTGCCTGTGGCACGGGGTGCAAGGGTACCCGGCATGTCACAGCGCACCCAGAACTGCCCCTTGTTGGGCACAGCCAGCTCAGCACCGTGTGGGgaccctgtccccagcctgtgGCATGGCCGGAGGAGCTGGGTTGTACCCAGAGGCATCTCCCGATGGGCAGGGGCAGCGTAACGTCCCCACGCCGGGCACAGCaagtctgctgctgctgtgtcaaTGCCAGGTGATGGTTCCgtggggtgggctggggctggcgcATTCCCTTGCGTTACGCCCTCTGCCTCTCTCCCGTGCACAGTAATGAAGCTGCCTGTCTTGCCGAGGTCTTTGGGCCCCTCTGGATGGTCAAAGTTTACAGCTTCGAGTTTAAAGTGAGTATGGACGGTGCCCGCCCCCACCTGCGCCCCACATCCTCCTGCCACAGATGCAGCACCCAGCGCCCTCCCGGGCCCCAGTTCCAGCCCCGGGGCAGAGGCAGGTTTGCCCAGCTCAGCTGGGGACTCTCCTGTGCTTACCCAGTCTGcgcctgctccctgcagccggGCAGCTGTGGCACCAGCAGGGCCAGCTCAGTCCAGATGCTGCGGGGCTGCCCAAgtggggcagcagctgtggggctgggctgccccagcagcagcagggaggggtgGCCACAGGTCCCTGCCTTTTCCCCCGCACCATCACCAGCTCGCCTCTCTGGCTCTCTACAGAAACCTTCCTGTTGCTTCTGCTGCCCAGAGAAGATGGAGGAGGAGCTGAGAGGTGAGTGCCAGCAGGTCGGGGAGAGGCTGCAGAAACGCACAAACGTGGGCACCAGCGTCAGACCCCAGGAGTGCTGGCCAGGACAGGGTGCAGGAGCTGTTGTCATCTTGCACTCTCCCAGGTGCAGAGCAGACGTGTGAGCAAGAGGAGCCTGCCAGGGGACAGTGCCTTGTCCAGGATGAGCGAGACCGGGTGGTCTACAGCTACTCAGCCTTCCACTTCGTCTTCTTCCTTGCCTCACTCTACGTCATGATGACCCTCACCAACTGGTTCAGGTAGGGCTCAGGGTGCtggccagcccccccccccttatcCTTGCTCCTTTTCCCTAACTCTGGTTGAACCAccctgcccaggctgcccacCAGCACTGTCAGCAGCCGGCTCTGACCCGCTCACGGTGTGGCCGTAGCCTGGTGCCTGTCACAGGCTGCTCCACGTCAGGCCAGTGTCACCAGTCCGGTCATGTGCTGGGCAAGCGTAGGGCTCTGTGCCTGCAGACCTGCGCTGCTTCGTCCAACAGCCCCTGCCCAATCCCCAGCGGATGCCGGGGTCACCCCTGTTGGTGTCCCTCGGGTGCTGACACCTGCCCTCTCCCACCAGCTATGAGAACGCGGTGCTGGAGACCACCTTCACGCATGGCAGCTGGTCGACGTTCTGGGTGAAGGCGGCTTCATGCTGGGCCTGTGTCCTGCTCtacctgtggctgctgctgagccccctCTGCCTCCACGGCTCCCCCCAGCACCGGCGGAGCAGCCCAGCCTTGCGTGTCCTGCGGCGGCGACGCGCCCCACACCGTATCAGTGTGTCCACGTAGTCCCTGCTGGGACGGACTGCGCCTGGCCCCGTGCACAGGTCATGCCGTGGTCCTGTGCCCGGGCCCCGCCTGACCTCGTGTCCCAGGAAAAGGCAGCATCAGAGCACCGCAGGGGGATCGAGGAGGTGTGCGCTCTGCTACACCAGCTCGCAGGGACGCTGGTCCTGCATTGAGCTGGAGCCGTCGAGGGGCCAGCCTGAGACCACCTGGGTGGCGGGTGCTCAGCCTCAGCCACAGCTGCGGTCCCTCCAGCTagggaggcagctcctgcccgtGCACCCTTCTGGCATCGCTGGCCCCCTGGCCTGGGGCCTGCCAGGAGAGCAGCGCTCTGCGCTGGCCACCTCCACTTCAGCTCGCCTGCCTGGCTGTGTGGTTATTGTAAATAGCTccttgaatacattttttttttttaatgtaaagctCTGAGTTAAGCCTATGCCATCTGCCCCACATGCACACAGCAGCCATGGGTCTGGCAACGCAGGTGCCAGCAacaccccagcagcccccagccctccggGGGCATGGAGCAAGGGGCAGGGGCCTGGCCTGAAAGGGAGCAGCCAGGGAGCGCCCTTGGTCCTGCCCCAGCTCACAGCCAGCACCAggccctgcacccagccctggcaccaggGCTGCTCCCGTCCCCATCTCCACCTGATCCCCGCgcccactccccccccccagctgcccctcTCCCACCACCGCAGTCACGCCAGGCTCCCACTCCACTCGCCGCGGCCGAGCCCAGCCCCGCGAAGaacggacggacggacagacggacggacagacggacggacagacggacagacggacggacggacggacagacggacggacagacggacggacggacagacggacggacagacggacagacggacggacggacggacagacggacggacagacggacggacggacagacggacggacagacggacagacggacggacagacggacggacagacggacggacggacagacggacggacagacggacggacagacggacagacggacggacggacggacggacggcCGCTGCCCCCGGCACCCGCCCATGCCCGGAGCGAGCCCGGAGGGGCCGGCGGCCGGAGGGCGCGGTACGAGCGCGGCCGCAGGAATGCAGACCGGCCCCgggcccccgccccgcccgcaaAGCAAACacggggggggcggccccggcggggccccgctgccgcccgaCGGGGGCCCCGCGCGGCGCCTCGCGCCCGACCGGGACCGTCGCGGGTCCGCCggcgccccgcgcccgccggcCCCAGGAGCGGAGCGGGGAGGGCCCCGTCCCGCCCggagcggggctgcccgggggctgccgcctgtgcccccccccggccatGCAGGGGCgcgggcggggcgcgggcgTCGCGCGGCTGCAGCAGCGGCTCGGGGCCGCCACGCAGGTacgggcgcggggcggggggcggccgcggccccgggctGCGCCGCCGGTGCCAGCGGGACTCTGCCCGCCCAGGAGAACGCCCGGCTGCGGCGCACCCTGCGGCAGGCCGAGGCCGGCgtctcccagctgcaggcagagctggagcggctgcggaAGGACCTCGGGCAGCGGGCGCAGCGGCGCACGAGGTGGCacgcggggcgcggggggcgaGGCGGGACCCCAGACCCAGCCCCTGCTTCGGCACGGCCCTGCCCCACGGGTCCCCCACACAGCCCTGGCCGTAGCCACGACGGCCCCGGTGCAGCCCCGGGCTCGTGCTGGGCCCGGGGCCAGGCTCCCGTCGGGAAGCGCTGCCCACCCAGCCGTGCTGCGAGCACCGGCAGCCGTCGGGAAGCCcgtgcagagcagctggcacGTCCCCACCGGCCTGCTGTTGGCCGCCCCTGTGACACCGGGTGTCCCGGGGCCGtcccagcacctctgccagccctgcggggccggggctggaaggctgtgggcagccccagccttcGGAGGCCCTGCCATGAGGATGCTGTgtccctgcagagagcagcaggccCTGCGGGAGCTGGCGGAGGAGAACCTGGCCTTCACGAGCTACGTCAGGACGCTGCAGTACGTAGGAGCCTGGCAGGGAAGCGGTGGCAGGGGACAGCTGCGGGGACCAGCTcctgtcccagcccctgccagcctgGGGCTCAGGCTGCTCCTCCGGGCAGGGCGACGAACAGGAGCCTGTGTGAGAGCAACGGCAGCCTgcgctcagccctgctgctgggctcctgcctgGGCCCCGGAGCGGTGAGTGCTGCGCGGcgcagcagggagggcagggacgTGGGCGCTGCTGGGGTTCCCCGCTCGCCCTGCCCGTGCCCCAGCTCAGGTGGGTCCAGCACGGGGGCTGCAGCCGGCACCCAGGGACCTGCCGCAGCCCCGGGTGCTGGGAGTGGTGGACGCCCCCCCAGGAGCCCCTCCGCACTGATGCCTCCCCTACAGCCATCgccccccctccagccccgcagccccctcgcTGACCCCTCACCCTGCCTCCCCGAGGACGCCCACAGCAGGTGAGCAGCGGGTGCGGAGGAGCAGGGACAGCCGTGGCCGCCCCTCCCTGAGCGCTGCCCTGGGCACAGGTACAGGGGGGGCGGCTCTCCacgcccccagctccccgcgaCAGGCCCCCGGCAGAACTCAGCCTCCAGCACGGACACAGCCTCGCTCAGCGACGCCGGCAGCTGGAGCTCGGAGGACGCCCGTCccaccagcccctgctgggGCACCCAGGTGAggccctgccccgtgccccagctggggagggggatgCCGCTCTGCCTACCCGtggcccccagcccaccccacgGGCTCAGAAGCCTTGTTGTGATGTTTGCCACCCTGCAGGACCCTGCGCCCCCGGCAGAAGGCTGCTGCCACCCTGCGCAGCACTGCTGCAAGAGGAAGCTCCCTGCCTTCCCACCGGAGGTAACCAGCAACGCCCCATCCGGTGCTcgcagcccagctggggaggggagcgggggcaCCCCCGCTGCGCCGTTCTCCCAatgccctcctccccccttctccccaggggtccagggcagcagaggagtctgctcccccctgccccatgtACCGGCTGGTGCTGGCAGGTGACAGCGGCACAGGCAAGTCCAGCTTCCTGATGCGCCTGTGCACGAATGAGTTCAGAGACGTCTCTGCCACACTAGGTACCAGGGCTGGGGTGGAGGGGCAGGGGCACAGGGAGCCGGGCCTGACTGCTCCTCCTGGCAGGGGTGGACTTCCAGataaagcagctgctggtggatGGGGAGCAAACTACACTGCAGATCTGGgacacagcagggcaggagaggtgAGCAGAGCCAGCCAGAGCCATGCCCGCCTCTGGCATCCAGCCGGCAGGGCTGGCAGGTCCCCACAGCTGGCCCCGGGGTGGGCAGGGGTCTTGGCCCCCCTGCAGtgacagccctgctgcaggtaCCGGAGCATCGCCCAGTCCTACTTCCGCAAGGCCCACGGCGTGCTGCTCCTCTACGACATCAGCTCCCAGAGCAGCTTCCTCAGCATCCGCCAGTGGATTGAGGACATCAAGGTAGAGGGGAGGATCCGACGGCCCCtgtggagcagggcagcagccctggggcttCCCTGGGGAAGGCTGTGCTGAGCCCCAGATGGtgctgtgggagcagcagcaaaccTGCTCCAGCTGGGCCGTTTGTGGAGCAGTGCCTGGGACCAGCCAGGCCTTGGGGAGCACCTGGACCAAAaagggcagagccctgcagccccagaggTTGCTCGAGCCAGGCTGTGCGCCCCGGAGCCACGAGCTGCCCCTCGCTCCAGCAGGCTGCTGAGACAGCGCTCCCGCTCATGCTGGTGGGGAATAAGACTGACCTGCGCCCCAGCCTGCCGGAGGCAGCGGGGGTCCGCACGGCCCACGGGCAGAAGCTGGCCATGGTGAGCAGCCACAGCTCAGGACGGGGCCCAGGAGGGCCGGGACCTCCCCCCGACTCGCCTGCTCTCCCCCAGGCCCACAACTGCCTGTTCTGCGAGACCAGCGCCAAGGACGGCACCAACGTGGTGGAGGCTGTGCTGCACCTCGCCCGGTGAGCAGCCCTGCGTGCCGGGTGTGCCGCGCGGCGCCCGGGCAGCGGGCCTGGCTGACGGCACCGCGCTTGGCCCCGCAGGGAAGTGAAGAGGACGGCGGGCTCGAGCAGCGGCCGCGGCGTCCGCCTGGACGTGAGCATCCCTCCCCCGAGGGCAGCTCCGCGCTGCTGCAGGGCCTAGCGCAGGAGGCGGGCGGGCTGCAGGACAtcgcccgcccccggccccgcccggcggctccccccggctcccggcccgccgcgccgcccgctgCCCCCGCAGCTCCCCCGCAGCCGCGCCGCCTCCCTGCGGGCGGCCCCCACTACAGCTCCTTCTACCCCAGACGCAGTCCTCCGCTGGTTTCATTCCTCCGGGCTTCCAGCGCATCCCCGTCCTTCCGCCGTCCCCCGGGCGTCTCCCCTCGCCTGCCCcgcccgggcccggccccccccgcacGCCCGCAGCCGCGGTCGGGGTCCCCCGAGGCGGCGCCCGCGGAGACCCGGCAGGCTGCGCCCTCCCCTCCCGGCCTCATCTTTGTTTCTCGCCGTGAGGCTGCGGCCGCTCCGCGGCGGCGCTGAGCCcctccgtccgtccgtccgtccgtccgctCAGCGCCGGGCGCGGCCGAGGCCGCGGCCCCAccgggcagccccgcggcgcGGCCCCATCCCGCCCTCCGGgcggccccagccccccccagcccgggcgcacagagggaggaggcagggccTGCAGGGCTCCACAAGCTACTTTAATAGGAGAGGGGCCCGGGGCGGGCGCAGGGCGCTGCTGCCGGGGcccccggcggggcggcccggccccggggctgcgctGGGCATCCTGCCggcgggcggcccggccccggggcttCAGaggcccggcccagccccgggCTACTTGGCGCCCTCCTTCTTCTCGTCGGccttcttctgcttctgctgcatgaTCTCCGAGTCCCTGCGGGAGAGCGCGTCGCCGGGCTGGCACCAGCACCACCGCCGGcacgggacggggacggggggggggtgccggcggggccggccgACGCTCACCTCTGCTTGCGGGCGGCGGCCGAGAGCCCGTCGTCCCGCCGCTTGCCCTTGCCCGAGTCGCTCTGCTTCTTCAGGTTCTTCTGCCGTGCCAGTTCGCGCTGGTTCCCGCCTGCCACGGCGCGGCCGCCTCAGACCGGCCCCGAGgcccccggcccagccccggggctcggccccggccccggctcggctcggcccagcccagcccgcgcccccggcccggccccaggGCCCGCGCTCCCTGGCGCGACGCCGctcccccggcccggcccggcccggccccctcCCCCCGCAGCGGTGGGTcgcggcgccgccgcccggcgctgcccggcccgcACTCACGGGTCATGGCGCCGCTCCCTCCCGCCCCGCGCTCCGCCGCCACGTCCCGCACTGCCCCCCCACGCCCCGCCCCGCACAGCTCTTTAAGGGCGCGCCGCAGCCAATCGCCGCGCCGAGCCTGGCCCCGTCGCGCTCCCATTGGCGCGCCGCGCCGGCTCGGCCCCGCCTGATTGGCCGCGGGCT
Proteins encoded in this region:
- the LOC121076010 gene encoding ras-related protein Rab-44-like isoform X5, translating into MQGRGRGAGVARLQQRLGAATQENARLRRTLRQAEAGVSQLQAELERLRKDLGQRAQRRTRWHAGRGGRGGTPDPAPASARPCPTGPPHSPGRSHDGPGAAPGSCWARGQAPVGKRCPPSRAASTGSRREARAEQLARPHRPAVGRPCDTGCPGAVPAPLPALRGRGWKAVGSPSLRRPCHEDAVSLQRAAGPAGAGGGEPGLHELRQDAAVRRSLAGKRWQGTAAGTSSCPSPCQPGAQAAPPGRATNRSLCESNGSLRSALLLGSCLGPGAVSAARRSREGRDVGAAGVPRSPCPCPSSGGSSTGAAAGTQGPAAAPGAGSGGRPPRSPSALMPPLQPSPPLQPRSPLADPSPCLPEDAHSRYRGGGSPRPQLPATGPRQNSASSTDTASLSDAGSWSSEDARPTSPCWGTQDPAPPAEGCCHPAQHCCKRKLPAFPPEGSRAAEESAPPCPMYRLVLAGDSGTGKSSFLMRLCTNEFRDVSATLGVDFQIKQLLVDGEQTTLQIWDTAGQERYRSIAQSYFRKAHGVLLLYDISSQSSFLSIRQWIEDIKAHNCLFCETSAKDGTNVVEAVLHLAREVKRTAGSSSGRGVRLDVSIPPPRAAPRCCRA
- the LOC121076010 gene encoding ras and EF-hand domain-containing protein-like isoform X8, giving the protein MQGRGRGAGVARLQQRLGAATQENARLRRTLRQAEAGVSQLQAELERLRKDLGQRAQRRTREQQALRELAEENLAFTSYVRTLQATNRSLCESNGSLRSALLLGSCLGPGAPSPPLQPRSPLADPSPCLPEDAHSRYRGGGSPRPQLPATGPRQNSASSTDTASLSDAGSWSSEDARPTSPCWGTQDPAPPAEGCCHPAQHCCKRKLPAFPPEGSRAAEESAPPCPMYRLVLAGDSGTGKSSFLMRLCTNEFRDVSATLGVDFQIKQLLVDGEQTTLQIWDTAGQERYRSIAQSYFRKAHGVLLLYDISSQSSFLSIRQWIEDIKCLGPARPWGAPGPKRAEPCSPRGCSSQAVRPGATSCPSLQQAAETALPLMLVGNKTDLRPSLPEAAGVRTAHGQKLAMVSSHSSGRGPGGPGPPPDSPALPQAHNCLFCETSAKDGTNVVEAVLHLAREVKRTAGSSSGRGVRLDVSIPPPRAAPRCCRA
- the LOC121076010 gene encoding ras and EF-hand domain-containing protein-like isoform X6 is translated as MQGRGRGAGVARLQQRLGAATQENARLRRTLRQAEAGVSQLQAELERLRKDLGQRAQRRTREQQALRELAEENLAFTSYVRTLQATNRSLCESNGSLRSALLLGSCLGPGAVSAARRSREGRDVGAAGVPRSPCPCPSSGGSSTGAAAGTQGPAAAPGAGSGGRPPRSPSALMPPLQPSPPLQPRSPLADPSPCLPEDAHSRYRGGGSPRPQLPATGPRQNSASSTDTASLSDAGSWSSEDARPTSPCWGTQDPAPPAEGCCHPAQHCCKRKLPAFPPEGSRAAEESAPPCPMYRLVLAGDSGTGKSSFLMRLCTNEFRDVSATLGVDFQIKQLLVDGEQTTLQIWDTAGQERYRSIAQSYFRKAHGVLLLYDISSQSSFLSIRQWIEDIKCLGPARPWGAPGPKRAEPCSPRGCSSQAVRPGATSCPSLQQAAETALPLMLVGNKTDLRPSLPEAAGVRTAHGQKLAMVSSHSSGRGPGGPGPPPDSPALPQAHNCLFCETSAKDGTNVVEAVLHLAREVKRTAGSSSGRGVRLDVSIPPPRAAPRCCRA
- the LOC121076010 gene encoding ras-related protein Rab-44-like isoform X3, which translates into the protein MQGRGRGAGVARLQQRLGAATQENARLRRTLRQAEAGVSQLQAELERLRKDLGQRAQRRTRWHAGRGGRGGTPDPAPASARPCPTGPPHSPGRSHDGPGAAPGSCWARGQAPVGKRCPPSRAASTGSRREARAEQLARPHRPAVGRPCDTGCPGAVPAPLPALRGRGWKAVGSPSLRRPCHEDAVSLQRAAGPAGAGGGEPGLHELRQDAAVRRSLAGKRWQGTAAGTSSCPSPCQPGAQAAPPGRATNRSLCESNGSLRSALLLGSCLGPGAVSAARRSREGRDVGAAGVPRSPCPCPSSGGSSTGAAAGTQGPAAAPGAGSGGRPPRSPSALMPPLQPSPPLQPRSPLADPSPCLPEDAHSRYRGGGSPRPQLPATGPRQNSASSTDTASLSDAGSWSSEDARPTSPCWGTQDPAPPAEGCCHPAQHCCKRKLPAFPPEGSRAAEESAPPCPMYRLVLAGDSGTGKSSFLMRLCTNEFRDVSATLGVDFQIKQLLVDGEQTTLQIWDTAGQERYRSIAQSYFRKAHGVLLLYDISSQSSFLSIRQWIEDIKAAETALPLMLVGNKTDLRPSLPEAAGVRTAHGQKLAMVSSHSSGRGPGGPGPPPDSPALPQAHNCLFCETSAKDGTNVVEAVLHLAREVKRTAGSSSGRGVRLDVSIPPPRAAPRCCRA
- the LOC121076010 gene encoding ras-related protein Rab-44-like isoform X1, which codes for MQGRGRGAGVARLQQRLGAATQENARLRRTLRQAEAGVSQLQAELERLRKDLGQRAQRRTRWHAGRGGRGGTPDPAPASARPCPTGPPHSPGRSHDGPGAAPGSCWARGQAPVGKRCPPSRAASTGSRREARAEQLARPHRPAVGRPCDTGCPGAVPAPLPALRGRGWKAVGSPSLRRPCHEDAVSLQRAAGPAGAGGGEPGLHELRQDAAVRRSLAGKRWQGTAAGTSSCPSPCQPGAQAAPPGRATNRSLCESNGSLRSALLLGSCLGPGAVSAARRSREGRDVGAAGVPRSPCPCPSSGGSSTGAAAGTQGPAAAPGAGSGGRPPRSPSALMPPLQPSPPLQPRSPLADPSPCLPEDAHSRYRGGGSPRPQLPATGPRQNSASSTDTASLSDAGSWSSEDARPTSPCWGTQDPAPPAEGCCHPAQHCCKRKLPAFPPEGSRAAEESAPPCPMYRLVLAGDSGTGKSSFLMRLCTNEFRDVSATLGVDFQIKQLLVDGEQTTLQIWDTAGQERYRSIAQSYFRKAHGVLLLYDISSQSSFLSIRQWIEDIKCLGPARPWGAPGPKRAEPCSPRGCSSQAVRPGATSCPSLQQAAETALPLMLVGNKTDLRPSLPEAAGVRTAHGQKLAMVSSHSSGRGPGGPGPPPDSPALPQAHNCLFCETSAKDGTNVVEAVLHLAREVKRTAGSSSGRGVRLDVSIPPPRAAPRCCRA
- the LOC121076010 gene encoding ras-related protein Rab-44-like isoform X2; protein product: MQGRGRGAGVARLQQRLGAATQENARLRRTLRQAEAGVSQLQAELERLRKDLGQRAQRRTRWHAGRGGRGGTPDPAPASARPCPTGPPHSPGRSHDGPGAAPGSCWARGQAPVGKRCPPSRAASTGSRREARAEQLARPHRPAVGRPCDTGCPGAVPAPLPALRGRGWKAVGSPSLRRPCHEDAVSLQRAAGPAGAGGGEPGLHELRQDAAVRRSLAGKRWQGTAAGTSSCPSPCQPGAQAAPPGRATNRSLCESNGSLRSALLLGSCLGPGAVSAARRSREGRDVGAAGVPRSPCPCPSSGGSSTGAAAGTQGPAAAPGAGSGGRPPRSPSALMPPLQPSPPLQPRSPLADPSPCLPEDAHSRYRGGGSPRPQLPATGPRQNSASSTDTASLSDAGSWSSEDARPTSPCWGTQDPAPPAEGCCHPAQHCCKRKLPAFPPEGSRAAEESAPPCPMYRLVLAGDSGTGKSSFLMRLCTNEFRDVSATLGVDFQIKQLLVDGEQTTLQIWDTAGQERYRSIAQSYFRKAHGVLLLYDISSQSSFLSIRQWIEDIKCLGPARPWGAPGPKRAEPCSPRGCSSQAVRPGATSCPSLQQAAETALPLMLVGNKTDLRPSLPEAAGVRTAHGQKLAMAHNCLFCETSAKDGTNVVEAVLHLAREVKRTAGSSSGRGVRLDVSIPPPRAAPRCCRA
- the LOC121076010 gene encoding ras-related protein Rab-44-like isoform X4, with translation MQGRGRGAGVARLQQRLGAATQENARLRRTLRQAEAGVSQLQAELERLRKDLGQRAQRRTRWHAGRGGRGGTPDPAPASARPCPTGPPHSPGRSHDGPGAAPGSCWARGQAPVGKRCPPSRAASTGSRREARAEQLARPHRPAVGRPCDTGCPGAVPAPLPALRGRGWKAVGSPSLRRPCHEDAVSLQRAAGPAGAGGGEPGLHELRQDAAVRRSLAGKRWQGTAAGTSSCPSPCQPGAQAAPPGRATNRSLCESNGSLRSALLLGSCLGPGAVSAARRSREGRDVGAAGVPRSPCPCPSSGGSSTGAAAGTQGPAAAPGAGSGGRPPRSPSALMPPLQPSPPLQPRSPLADPSPCLPEDAHSRYRGGGSPRPQLPATGPRQNSASSTDTASLSDAGSWSSEDARPTSPCWGTQDPAPPAEGCCHPAQHCCKRKLPAFPPEGSRAAEESAPPCPMYRLVLAGDSGTGKSSFLMRLCTNEFRDVSATLGVDFQIKQLLVDGEQTTLQIWDTAGQERYRSIAQSYFRKAHGVLLLYDISSQSSFLSIRQWIEDIKAAETALPLMLVGNKTDLRPSLPEAAGVRTAHGQKLAMAHNCLFCETSAKDGTNVVEAVLHLAREVKRTAGSSSGRGVRLDVSIPPPRAAPRCCRA